From the Musa acuminata AAA Group cultivar baxijiao chromosome BXJ3-1, Cavendish_Baxijiao_AAA, whole genome shotgun sequence genome, the window ATACCGATATACCGTCCGTACCAATCCTTTTagaccagtatgtaccgcccgtaccaagcAGTACAGtatggtattgcaaaccatgcGTATAGGTATGCAATTTAAGAAACACAAAAACCTAGTTAGAGTTCTTTGAAGCAATTATCAATAATTATACTTTTTAGGGTTTCACCTATGTCTTTGAAGCAACCAAAAAGTTTTCAAAATAAGCTTTCTCACCTTGGCTTCTTGAGGTTGGTATGGCTGCTGGAGCTGGTACCATTTTGGTACACTGAAGCAGCATTAGTTCATTATTAATTGTTAAAAATAAATCAGAAAACTGAATCAGAGATGAATTTTGTGGAGCTCTTGCAATAGGCGCAGAACCCCCAAGTTCACTTCCACAACCTTATTGAGGCTGTGTTTGGAAATacacatttatatttttaatgtgtaTTTGGAGAATGGGACTTGAGAGAATGTGCAATTGTAGAATGCTTTAAGTGTTTGATAAACCatagttgaaaattatattttaaatgtgcatcaacataaatattgTTTTGTAAAATTGTATTTCAAAAGTTCATTGAATATCATGTGACAAATTTacccttataatatttttaatatttatttaagagtgaatacatatttttttatttaaattaataagtaaaataaataaataaataaataaatgtaatcttataaaaaaatttcatatgacCAAAAtgtatgataaataaaaatataatcagataaatgaatataaaataatctttaaaaataaataaataagatttcaCTTTATAGAAGACATAAATTATGTTGGtttctcactaaatcattttggcaatcttgtgattttagataatatcatagggtattttaaaaattttattagcaTTCCACAAATACTGAAATGTTAATGCTACCCTGAGGTGGCATCAGCATCTGAGCATCTGCAATGCAGTATCCAGATCAAAtgcgatttgaaaaaaaaattatcaaggacCAATTCACATTTGAAGTGTGCATTGGGTCCACATGCAAACTAAAAGATGATATTTGACAAATTTCCAGTGGGGTTAACAACATTGAATATCACAATGGGTAATTTTCTTAAGTTATCAGCAGGTCACGTGTTATGACTGATGCATACATCTTCAAATTCTGCTTGCTGCAAGTTCTCTGAGGTTTTTTTTTCGACCAAAAGCACGATCCAAAGTGTCTCAGTGCTTTATCAACAAGTGAATTTCTAATTCTCTCTTAAATTGGACATGGTTCTGAAGGTCATAACACTAGTACGCACAACACTAATCACCAATGTCCTTAATGGGCTATTTTTGGAGCAACTGGCTAATCGTATCTTGCCCCTACTATGCTAAAAGATGCACTTTGATATCATTCATGCTAGAATGGTGAGCACATGTGAGTATGTAATATTGATTCATCATCCTACCCGTGTTTGGATGTTACTTAAACTGAATATGTCGTGTCTAACATCCATAAAGCAATCTCACTTGGTCAATTTTGCTAAAATTTCTTTGTATCTTAGATTAAATAGTAATAGATGCATTAGTTCTTGGCACTGAATAATTGGTCTGGTAAACTCTTGCATTCCATATCTAATATCATGCAATAATCATATTTTTGTTTGTTGCCACATGACAGCATGAGGCCAATCTGTGCTGCTAACGTTTTGTACTAACCAATAAAATAAACAATTTGAATTTTACATCACTTGGGAATTTCCTTTTCTTGCACAGCTCTAGTTATATCAGTGGCCGTAACAGATACTGTGTTCTTTTAGTCGCATGACTTCGATCTAATGTAATATGGACTAGTTGTTCATATTACAAGTTGGATTAGTTGTTCTAGTGGGCTTTTCAGTCCCGATTGGATACTAGGAGAACAAGGATAAAAGTTTGAGGGCTGAAATTTCCACTTCACCCAGGAGCACACCAGAGACATGACTTGCCACTTCACCTAGGAGCACACCAAAGGGTACATGTACTTCTCAGTAGGTTGTGCTCCTACTAACCCAAAAAGACAGGAGACATGACTTGCCTTTtagttgaatggttctttctcagCATTTTAGTTTCTTAATGTAATTTATGGTAACCATGAAAAAGTTCATGTAGACTTCATCATCTCACATATCATAGATATGTTTCCACTGCATTGATGTTTTTTCTGGCGCAAACTAATTAGTATGGCTAGTTTCATTAACAACTTGCCATTCTCATTACAGGTTCCATTTACAAGTGTTGTTTATATTGAACAGTCAGATTTTCGCCTTAATGATTCAAAAGACTACTACGGGCTTGCGCCTGGTAAAGCTGTTCTCCTCAGGCAAGTGATATTTTGAAACTGGCAAAATGCAAATATTTCTATTTTTGCACTTGAAGCAACAACATTACAAACTGATGTTTACTCTTTTCCTTTCAGATATGCATTCCCTATAAAGTGCACAGAAGTTATCCATGGAGATAGTGACACTATTTTTGAGATCCATGCTGAGTATGATCCCTCAAAGAAAATAAAGCCAAAGGTTTAGTTCTGCTCTTTGATGGTTGTTAGTCAAGCACTGACTAACTGCAACCCGAGTGATGATCTGTAAATTAACTGAAATTTATAACAAATCCAGGGTGTTCTCCATTGGGTTGCCCAACCTTCTCCTGGTGTTGATCCTCTGAAGGTGGAGGTGAggttatttgaaaaattattcctttCAGAGGTTGGTATTCTGCTTCACTTGTCCCTTTTTTGTGCTTCCAAGATGCGATTTTTGTGCAATAAGTTGGCATTTTCTGAGTTACCCTCGTACTTCAGGACCCGGCCGAGTTGGAGGACTGGTTATCTGATCTGAATCCGCACTCGAAGGAGGTTATTCCAGAAGCATATGCAGTTCCATCTCTTGCTAATGCTGTGTTAGGAGACAGGTTTCAGTTTGAGAGGCTTGGTAATCTCTTTTTCTTACTTTTGTGTGCCAATGTATACTTCTTGCATCATAGTCTGGCTTCAGCTTAttgcctttctttttctttcctaaagactggtgttctaAAATCAAGTATTAACTCAACTGGTAAAAAATCGGTCATGTCAtcctatttttattattataaaatcatgTCTTTAAGAACATAGTTATTTCATGTTCTTTACCTTTCATCAACCTGATAGTTTTGCAATTCGTCCTAGGAGCTTGCTGCCACCaaattttgtcctttatttaattTTGTTGTTTTTCTCCTCTTGCCTCATCTGATTAGCAGGTTTGTACTTTTCGGGTCTTCATGTCTAATCTGTTTCTAAAAAGAGAAATTTTCAGCAGAGATCATCATTCACAATGAAACTGCTGGCAGAAAGGATGGTAAAAGATTTGGCTCGTGATGTCTGTGTCATAATCGACTGCTCTACTCTTTAACTCTTGATGTTTATGATTTTAATCTATTGGCCTTatctatatatataaacataaacaTCTAATAGTCTACATTTTATATAAATCTCCTATGAAGACTGTCATCTCTTGATTTCCCTCTTTCTTCTTCACCTGATTCATCCGTTATTGTTTCAGGCTACTTTGCTGTGGATCCAGATTCTACCCCGAGCAAGCTGGTCTTCAACAGAACCACTACACTTCGGGATTCATATTCCAAAGGTGCACGCAAGTAAATCACACCTCCATAGATATATATACCCACTGTTTATGGATTTACAAACAGTCTATCTTTAAACAGACCGTAAACTATTTGTCAATAAATAAGTTTTGTCATGTTGACATTTGAGTCGTTCATTATGGTTTGGCTCAAACTTGATGCATTAACCTTGATACAACAAATTGCTCGCATGACACATGGAATGAGTGCCTTGGTCTGCCCATATAATGCCTAGAGATATCTGCATAAGTAGTTTGATGGTAAGCCTTAGTACAATGGTAAGATTATTTTTTTGCACACCTTGATATTGATAGTTTTTATTATCTCATAGCAATTATAGCTTTTGCCATGTCTAGATATAACTGTTCAGTACTATAATCTTTGAatggaaaaaataaattaaaataatctaaatacaaaattaaaagagaaaaaactgCAATTCCATCTTTGAAATGTCTAGTCCAAAGCAATTTAGTTTCTAACTATGAGGAGTTCTTCcatattatgttatttttgaaTGACATGAGTAAAATTTAAAAACTAAATTTTCAGCTTCCATTTTTGAGGATTTCTACTCgtaaattttaaaatctaaaatttaGTTCTACCGTAAGTGTctgatgattttattatcaatAGTCAAGTTAATATCTATTGCCATTTGAGAAACAGAGAACTcagaatttttcttttctttttttccatcttttcttttcttttttaaaaaatatctgtACTAAGTATAAATTGTTTGACCAATTTGGATTGGaccaaatataataatttattttttgactttatgattattttattttgGTTGGTGTCATTAAGATCCAAAAGCAAAACTATTTATTCTTTTTCGAGACATCTGATAATTGCATTCTTACAATGTAAGAGTACATTGCTTCTTATGTTGTCATTAATGACAATTCCACAGTCATACCGATGAATTTACATTGATGTGATAGTACAGTGCTCCTCAATCCGACCAATCCTCTTCAGTGAAATCGCTCCAAAGTGCGACGCCCGCTGCTGCATTGACGAGACATTGGCTCGTCTTCCTGTACTCTGCATGGGGGCCGAAGAGGCGATCACTCGTCGTTGGGTCGCCCTCTGACTAAGTCCTCAGGCCTCGATTGATTCAATGCCGTCGGATTGTTTTCGAGGAACTTTGACTTCAAAGACAattacaaaattaaaattaaaatataatagaattcaattatataataataataataataatgggttTCATGTCACGACAAAGCGGTTAATGCTTTCGCGTCAAGATTCGGTCCCCCGATGACGCACATCCATCTGTCGTTACTCGAGTCGGGGATGCGTTCGTGGTCCTTATTGAGATCTGCCACCTCATTGTGGGCCCATCCGTGTTCCGTGACGTACGCTTCGTGGCCGGAAGACAAAAGCCTCGTGGGGACAATCGTAACCTCCGTCGTGCCGTCTGTTTCCTGCGGGCACCGTCCGCCGACTGGCCTGTCGGATCAACGCACGAATCTGGAAGCGCCAACTGGACTACCGGCGGGCCAGGTCGCCCGTTGGTGTCGCACGAATCACCTCGCGCCTTCTCTTGCCCGTGGGGTCGTCGCTAGCATGTGAAAGCGGCGGCCGCTAGGCCATGGAATCGGATGTCCTGAGAGGCTGGCGGTGTTCTCAGCTTGGAGTGTCTCACGTTCCTGATGTGTGACATTCATATGCGTCAATGATAGCATCGTCAGGTAGGAGAGGGATCACATCAACCGCAGCGTTTTATTTCTTGCACGGGGTTGATTCAATCCAGTCAAATAGCGTTTTCTGAACACTAACCATgtgtgctcctcctcctcctcctcctcctcttatagAGAGATGAGCTCAACTTACGACTACTTGAGCTCCTTCTACTGCTTCCTCTTCTGTTCTCTTCCAGTAGCTTGAGAGAGTGTGAGAGAGAAAAAGATAGCAGAAGCTTCAGCTCTCTCTTTATAGAGAGAggtctttcctcctcctccttttataGAGAGAGGATCTTCATCTTGCTGTGGAGCATAGACTATACCTACCTTCATCTTGTTAGGCTTCTCTCTTTTTCCAGTAGCTTTACAGAGACagagaatgtgtgtgtgtgtgtgtgtgagagagagagagagagagagagagagacagagagttttacaatatcatcatatttggtcaTGATTTTTACCTTCACATTGATGGATTTTTCACATATTAAATTGTTTACAATATCATATTTGGTGTTAAAATTATATCCTATTTGAGTTACGAAAAAACAAACCATATTTATCAAAaactcataataaaaaaatttaatcctAATCTCATTCAATATTATATTAACAATTGTCTCGTTGTTTGATGCTCGATAGGATCGAAAAACCGTTTTAACGATCATTCTTGAAACCAATTTGGTTTTATGCTCAGGCATTTATATGAAAAGATGACTAATTAAGAGGAAAATGAGAGGTATTGGAATAGTTGTCATTCACTTTTGCAATCTTATTACAATGTGCACACTTTTACACATACATAATTAAGGGACTTTAGCATAAGCATCAAACTTAGCCTCACATAGGGCTATTACCAACTGGATAAGAACAAACACAGTGTCCATTCCATGACATCAATTATATTTTAGCTTCTAAGAAGAATCCTGATTCAAAGTTTGATTTGCATAATAACAGTTCAGTCACATGAAACTATTGTGACACTTTGTAAAGATTCCGTGTTTTGAAGTAATCTTGCAGGTTGCATCCTCAACAAGCCAACTTcttcaatttctcatttacacTTGATGGCTCCAAACCAATTCTTGAACAAAAAGCCTGTGGATTGCAAGTAAAACAACCAGAAATAATGATCAGATATTATGCCTAATCAAGGTTTATCAAAATATTACTTCCCTTTTTTTGACATAATTAATTAGTTTGATATTTCTTTCACCAATATGGTTATAGGAGAATTGATTTCttgtcatttgaaacaacttgtgATGTGCAAATGAACTGAGACAACAGTAAGTGAGAGTGCAACATATCTACATAAACTGTAGCTTAAATAATGCAAAAGGTGTGCTCCAAATGTTATATGTTCTGAAAAAAAAGCAAAATTGAACACCTTCCTCCATAAGTAATCATTTCCAAAGGAGTAATTTacattttgtgtgtgtgtgtagttgATATGcctaatttttgatattttatgtgcATTTAAAATCATTGTCATATACACATTTATAGAATTGCTTTATGAGAATTTAGAAAAAGACAGTTGAGAAGTTATTTATGGAAAGTCCTAAGCTGGTGAAGAATGCATAAAGACACAATTAACTGAAAGAGTTTTCAATGAAactggaaagaaagaaagaaaaaaagaaaaagaaatctaaaTTAAAGACAAAAATTCAAGGAAATAAAATGGTGATTTTGAACTAAGCAGGAAGCTCGATATCAGTTGTTCGGATGACCTTAGCTAGGATATGAAGATTGGTCATCCAAAAGTCTAGGTTGTCTAATGATGTTTGAGTCGATGATTACTTGACAGTGAATGGTGTGGAAGATCCTGCCACCCACAAGATTGAAACTGGCACTGATGACTTCAGCACCTTCTTCCTCGAGGACCCCGATAACCTTGCGAAACATGTAACTTGATCTCGACCCGGAAACGAAAGACACCAGTAGGGTAGAATCCATGCTTCTCACTTCAACCAGGAGGAAGTGTAAGTCTGCCGTCACACTCCTCATTTCCTTCTTCTGTTTCAGCTTCTCTACTCTCCCTTGCAGCTCTTTAATGTAGTTGAAAGCTTGGTCCAACGGATCTTGGTCTCTCACGGCACGCTGTTGCGTTAGAAACAAGCAACAGATTAGGTCTTCATTATAGTAGAAAGCCTAAAATCATAGAGTTGCAAGTCGAAGATATCAGTCGTCTTAGAGAATGGAGGCAAGCAGGTTATCAGTCGTCTAAGACTCTCTCATCTTGGAAAGATGACAAGGAAGCAAAATTCTGTCGTAATATCTGAAAAGATGATTCTATATATATCCAGTAAATTAATTGTAAGAATATCTTATAAAGAAAAACATGTCATATGGGAAGCCGAATGAACCCTTAACATTCTATCTTCTTTCGAGTATCGTAATGTGCATAGTATCGACCCCTGTAAACAGATGAGATGAGTTCAGTGTGGTGAGAGTGAATTCTAAAGCTATCAGAGTTAGGTTTTTACCCTCTTCGCCCATCTATGCGtgttatatatatgaatatatatgcgTATGTAATATGTACCTTGGACATGGTTGTGTCTTTAGGGATGAGGGAGGTCAGCTTGAAGCAGAGATTCTTCATGCAGATTCTCCTGTTCCTCTCCACAGTCCTCCTCTCGATCTTGGCACCTTCAACTCCAGCACTggccttcatctctctctctctctctctctgtgcgtgGAAATGGAGaacgaagagagagaaagaagcagTGGAGGGTATGCAGAAACCTAACAAAGGAGTTCTTACGAGAGTATACTTTGCCGCAAAGTTCTCTGAATATaaaaaggagaaggagaaggtgagATGATGTCCCTTTTGGTCGGCATGGTTACACGTTTTAAGCTGGATTAAATCAACCCCATGCAGAAAAATAGAACCTGTGGTTGCTGTGGTATCTCGCAATCCTGTCAATAGGAATAGGAATGTTAGGCACTTCCTTGCGAATACGAAAGAGAGCAACCTCAACCAACACCCTTAATTACCTGCTGACTGACTTCACGCAACTCTGCATGCTCTTGTGATCCCTTCGACTACTGTTGCTCTGAGATTCGTGCAATAGTGGTTATCAAATCGGGCAGACCATCAATCCGGTTTAATCTCAGGCCGCCAACCGGTTGAACCACATGCTTGAGAATAATATGTAAAATATatagataatattataaaataagttttatgataagAGTGAAAGAGGATGAGATGGAATGAGAGTGTAACAAATGTAACAAAAATAtctttaatgataaataaaattaaaaatatattttagaaatcATTTGATCCAACGGTCTAACCAGTGATCTTCGACCGGTCCGGTCGGTCCGGGCTTTACACCGTTTCTAAGCGCAGCGTCGTCGTGCGTCTTTAGATTCCTAGATTGCGTCGATGGAATGGTGTTGAGATTCGTGCAACGATCGTATGGGCCACTTGGCGCAATACGTGCCATGTGTACTTCGGCGCCGTGTATGACTTGAGACAGGAATATGAAAGACACTGCTCGGTGGCGCGATCTAAGTCGCAACGAATCGATGACGCACCTGCGGGCGTGCGTCACACCCCCTGTCGGTTGCTAAGTCGTGACGCGACGGCCGTGGTACGGCCGATCCTATCACGCCATAAGTCGCACGTGGAACGATTTCATCGGCGAGGATCGGTTAATGCCGCCGTGCCCCCAAGACGGGATGCATGAGTTCCGACCACGGCCACCGGTCGCGTCAGACTGGAGCGCTCGAAGTCAAACCATGTCGATCTCAGAGCAGGCAATGGAGACCGGCAAGCAATTAAATTATTTCTCTgttcctttctttcttcttccgtCCAGTTGGATTCCTCAATCTGCGTAGCCTCGACGTGTCACAAATTTCTCTGCTCTATTTTGGTTGGCATCATGAGTTCCAATTTTCTCCCTTTGAAAACATGCATTACATGCCAAACGCAAATGTGtgatccaaaggagatcatcggaTCCTTCTCGTACAGTAGGAATGATTGAGCAAGTCATGGCTAACGAATGcaaaaagagaagcaaacagttcatGTTAACCTCAGTCGTCGTCTACGTTAAGATCGAGGATTTCTACGGTCGAACTTTTCGTTCGAAGGTTacagttttcttctctttcattcttaaaatgaaaaaaattcataatctttataataaataaagagtTAGTTTCAAGCGATCGAGAATTCGAGATTTTTCGGTTCGATGGATCGATCGAATCCGAGTTTTATAAGTATATAATTCAAGCCAAAAGAAGGAAAAAGTAACGCCAAGCAACTCTGTTCTCACGCTTCTCTGCTTCCAGTGTAAACCCATCCCGGCGAGACGGCGGAGGGGTCGAGTCTCTTCTCGCGTCGCATCGAACGCGAGTCGTAGTGTGGCAAGCAAGTCATGGAGAGTGAAAGGGATGTGATGATAGCAGGATAATGTCAGTCATCGGAATCAACTCGCGTCACAACGAATGGGAGTCGTAATGTGGCAAGCAAGTCGTGGCCAATGAAACCTCGAGACCGTGAGACGTCACTCGGCCGGCTGCGGACTTTTCTTCCTCGACTCACCCATCCATTAGAAGTTTCTTTTCGTTAGAGGATGCCAGCCAACTAAGTTGACGAAGATATCGGTATTACAATCTTTATTGTTCTTGAATTTTGATTCTTTTGTCCGTCGTAGATTTGGAAATGAGAGCATAAACAATATTTAGTTCTCTTCATGTTTTTGCTCAATGAGTTTTCCCTTTTTCTCTACTCACTAAAAATGTTATGTAGGATGAAATGCAATTTACTTATAAGAAATTTAATGATTAAGAAAAAATTCTGCTACAAAAATTGTAGAAATCATATAAATTCTTCTCCAAAAGAGGAAACTATTGTCCATCTCTCTCCAAAGGTTATAAGGTTTCAAGGAACAAATATGATAAAACTATAGTTATGAGGACAGATACAAAAATCACTTTGCAAGTAAATATTTAGATACATATGCTCTTTTACAGAAAACAAATGGTTACAGAATTAgacttttctactttggtttcatAATGCAACTTCAGCTACAGTGTCATATTCAGTGTCACACAACTGAGTGATTGCTATTGTGGTTGAATTCTGCTGTTGCACTCATATTCAATCTACATCTCCAAGTTTGACAATAGGATGAACATCAATAGCATCTACATCCTGCCGAGCAATTAATTAAACAGCCTAAGATCGAAAAAAAAAGTCAAAGCTATAATTGGTACATTGCATTTCCTTGGCCACCAGACTGAAACATACATAAGTTCAACGCAATGCCCTTTTCAAAGCAAGCAAAAAATTGCAGTTCCATAATCCTTTCATCTTGTTTCCATTAAGGAAAAATTGAGATAAAAAAGATTTGGATATACAAGGATAATAAATAAGTGAATTTATGGTCACCGAGTTAGGAGATAGTAAGAGACGGCTACCGGCCATCTCTTCTGAGTATCATACCACCTCCTTTGTTGGTATTAATTGCTTGCAAGATCTTTCATAGCATCaggcttcctttttttttttttgcatctccCAAGAACTTGGACAACAATGATGAATTGCTGGCAACAATTTCTGTAAGCTTCAACATAAGCTGCAATTTTCAGTATGGCAAGTGAGACTCTCAGATATCTCATTAAATTCATATCTAAAGCAGCAGGAAACTCTGAACCAACCATaacaagagaagctctagccacATTTTTCGCTTCAGTATAATGTAAATTGAAATAGAAAGGAAGTAACCTGTCAAACAGCAAAGGGCAGCAGCAGATCTCTTGAAAGCATATACCAAAGCTATACATGTCCTTCTTGTAATGTAAAAGATTCAATCTAGAACATGAAAATGCTCCATCAAATTTTACACACCCTAGAACAGAGAACAAATTAGACCTCTGAGTCAAACTTCATGTGCCATTCCAAACTTCTCTAGTAGCTTTAGTAACTTGTGACACTAAAGCTCAGGTATCGAAGGATGGAGCATAGTTATGAGAACAGCTACGAAAACCAGTAATATTATGAGAACAACACTTCTGGAGCCATATATCCAAGACTTCCCCCTTGGGATTTTGAGACTCACATAGGCAACATTAAAGCCAACAATTCTGAACATTTCATGGATATCCAATCAAAGGTTTTAAATATCAGACATATTGTATGGAATGATCTGGTCATTCGAGAGCGAACCAGCAAGCAAACTGGTTGGTCCACTTCCTATTTCATGTGTGTACCAGTTGTATGAAGCAAAACTGGCTGAACAGTTTGTCTACAGCTTTCAGAAATCTGTGAAGTTTAAAGCCTTTTCTGTCTTCATCACCGCTGATGTAGTCCATGAGGCACCTCCTCCGCTGCCATCTGCCACATCCACCTCGGCAATTGGCTCCTCCCATCACCACCACCTACGTGTCATCTCCTCcgcatcttcctcctcttcccccaCCTCCACCTTCTTCAATTCCTCCTCTGGTTCCTCACTCCTACTACTCcccctcttctcttccttttacTCTCTGGTCCGACTGTACCTTGTATCGAGCCATGGTACCCATATAGATTCAGCCACTGACCGATATCAGCATCACCTTTTTTCAGAGGAAAATGGGAAAACCCCCACTTCACaagggagaaaaagaaaaatcaagaacaaACAACAAAGACAAGAAAATGAAGATGAAGGAGAAGAAAAAACTCATAGTTGCTCCAAAGCTTCAGCTAGGTTGTACCATCTTTCCTGAATAAGCCTGCAGCACATGTGCATGCACTTGCATGATCATATTGATGTGCACATACATAGAACATGGAAGATAACTTTGAAACCACCACCAACATAATCTACAAGATCGAGATTATTTATCACAATTAACAGCTAAAAAGTGATTAAAAAAAGAATGACACATTCATCACAAACAAACAATTAGACAATCAC encodes:
- the LOC135629524 gene encoding glutamine--tRNA ligase-like isoform X5; translated protein: MNLDVKMWPDASSDDVSSNYKVPFTSVVYIEQSDFRLNDSKDYYGLAPGKAVLLRYAFPIKCTEVIHGDSDTIFEIHAEYDPSKKIKPKGVLHWVAQPSPGVDPLKVEVRLFEKLFLSEDPAELEDWLSDLNPHSKEVIPEAYAVPSLANAVLGDRFQFERLGYFAVDPDSTPSKLVFNRTTTLRDSYSKGARK
- the LOC103988049 gene encoding transcription factor bHLH162-like, producing the protein MKASAGVEGAKIERRTVERNRRICMKNLCFKLTSLIPKDTTMSKRAVRDQDPLDQAFNYIKELQGRVEKLKQKKEMRSVTADLHFLLVEVRSMDSTLLVSFVSGSRSSYMFRKVIGVLEEEGAEVISASFNLVGGRIFHTIHCQAFCSRIGLEPSSVNEKLKKLAC